One Microbacter margulisiae genomic window carries:
- a CDS encoding LutB/LldF family L-lactate oxidation iron-sulfur protein has protein sequence MKTTLKATTQFHKDAAKIAFNERHRKTLQFNISRYDLAVERGYKRYENLSLAKDRAAYIKRFMLAHWDEYLLQFETNITQRGAKVLWAMNAQEVVLYVNQILTEHQAKLLVKSKSMTTEEVSLNEVVQKLGCESVETDLGEFIVQVAGERPYHIVTPAMHKSKEDIAALFHDKFETPIDSSPEELTAYVRALLRKKFIAADVGVTGANFLIADIGAVAVTENEGNALMSTSFPKLHIVIAGIEKIIPEMRQLGLFQPLLATLGTGQQVTAYNTIFAGPRQQGEIDGPEEMVVILLDNGRTAVYEDDEVAEVLSCIRCGACLNACPVYKTIGGYTYNATYSGPIGSVITPFFKGMKEMGHLSFACSLCEKCAEVCPVRIPLPKLLLVNRRKVVEGTTRPLVEKISMKAFGLITGKRFWFDLLPANIKNIGAAPLNFTLWGPRRKMPVFHRSFTKQWNDR, from the coding sequence TTGAAAACAACATTGAAAGCAACCACTCAATTTCATAAAGATGCTGCAAAAATTGCTTTTAATGAGCGGCACCGCAAAACGTTACAGTTTAATATCTCACGATATGATCTAGCAGTAGAACGAGGTTATAAAAGATATGAAAACCTCTCTCTGGCTAAAGATCGTGCAGCTTATATTAAACGTTTTATGTTGGCTCACTGGGATGAATATTTGCTGCAATTTGAAACAAATATAACCCAAAGAGGAGCAAAGGTACTTTGGGCCATGAATGCACAAGAAGTTGTTTTATATGTAAATCAGATTTTGACAGAGCATCAGGCAAAGTTGTTGGTGAAAAGCAAATCAATGACAACAGAAGAAGTCTCTTTGAATGAAGTAGTGCAAAAACTTGGATGTGAATCTGTGGAAACAGATTTAGGAGAATTTATAGTGCAGGTGGCAGGAGAACGTCCCTATCATATTGTTACTCCGGCAATGCATAAATCGAAAGAAGATATTGCTGCACTTTTTCATGATAAATTTGAGACTCCGATTGATAGTTCACCGGAAGAGCTTACAGCATACGTTCGTGCTTTGTTACGTAAAAAATTCATTGCAGCAGATGTTGGAGTAACGGGTGCTAATTTTTTAATTGCAGATATAGGTGCTGTTGCAGTGACTGAAAACGAAGGAAATGCTTTGATGAGCACTTCTTTTCCGAAATTGCATATTGTGATAGCAGGTATTGAAAAGATAATACCGGAAATGAGGCAATTGGGTCTGTTTCAACCTTTACTGGCAACATTAGGGACTGGTCAACAGGTGACCGCATATAATACTATTTTTGCGGGACCACGCCAACAAGGCGAAATAGATGGCCCTGAAGAAATGGTTGTCATCCTGTTAGATAATGGACGTACAGCGGTATATGAAGATGATGAAGTAGCTGAAGTGCTTTCTTGTATCCGATGTGGGGCTTGTTTAAATGCTTGTCCTGTTTATAAAACGATTGGAGGATATACTTATAATGCAACATATAGCGGGCCTATCGGATCTGTGATTACTCCTTTTTTTAAGGGAATGAAAGAAATGGGGCATTTAAGTTTTGCCTGTAGTTTGTGCGAGAAATGTGCAGAAGTTTGTCCGGTTCGGATTCCATTGCCAAAATTACTTCTTGTTAATCGCCGCAAAGTGGTCGAAGGAACTACGCGTCCTTTAGTTGAAAAGATTAGCATGAAGGCATTTGGATTGATCACAGGAAAACGTTTCTGGTTTGACCTTTTGCCTGCGAATATAAAAAATATTGGTGCTGCTCCTTTGAATTTTACATTATGGGGACCGCGCCGTAAGATGCCTGTTTTTCACCGATCATTTACAAAACAATGGAATGATCGCTAA
- a CDS encoding FKBP-type peptidyl-prolyl cis-trans isomerase has translation MLNSKQLNALPLLIIIALIVGACNSQSGNWQKLNQQFLDNNKTQANVVTTSTGLQYKVITRGVGLKPNAGSYVQLLYTGKLIDGTVFDTTVNDTTLVNSPRSMYVSSLVSGFQEALLKMNTGSTFEIYIPQSLGYGSTAMGNIPAYSTLIFDVQLVGFQ, from the coding sequence ATGTTAAACTCAAAACAACTGAACGCTCTTCCTCTTCTTATTATTATTGCGTTAATCGTGGGTGCTTGTAATAGTCAATCCGGTAACTGGCAAAAATTGAATCAACAATTTCTAGATAATAATAAGACCCAAGCAAATGTCGTGACTACCTCGACTGGATTACAATATAAAGTCATTACAAGAGGCGTAGGATTAAAACCCAATGCTGGAAGCTATGTCCAATTACTTTACACAGGGAAACTTATCGATGGTACTGTTTTTGACACAACGGTAAATGATACTACATTAGTCAATAGCCCTCGGTCTATGTATGTTTCGAGTTTGGTGTCTGGATTTCAGGAAGCCTTGTTGAAAATGAATACCGGCTCTACTTTTGAAATTTATATTCCTCAATCGTTAGGCTATGGATCTACAGCAATGGGGAATATTCCTGCATATTCTACCCTTATTTTTGATGTGCAACTGGTTGGTTTCCAGTGA
- the dacB gene encoding D-alanyl-D-alanine carboxypeptidase/D-alanyl-D-alanine endopeptidase: protein MNKMLLFFTSRHYRLFSALLLLALSLENIQAESHALSVFLKTPELSCANVGVLVKEIKNNKIIADYQSNKVLLPGSNLKLITTATALNLLGPDFKFQTPLQYDGNIDRDGILHGNIYIVGTGDPTIGSEKFDDINFIDQWVNAVKNIGIKAIEGRIVADVSAFDREVIPPNWVWEDMGNYYAAGDYGLSLDDNMCRLTFRTGSVGSTPVIVSVAPEFHPIIFHNYLKASSVNADDSYLHGAPFSYQRTITGTIPANRASFVVKGDLPNPPLALATYFTWELTRKGIAVKGTPTDTLPDLLSSRHTFYVHYSPDLNTIIDKTNIESNNLFAEHIFKRLALIDYPVATREEATHMVKQFWSNHQFDTTSLFMEDGCGLSPFDGVTPSFLVHLLIYMRTENPYGNQLLNSLPVAGVNGTLRNFLANTPLEGKVRAKSGSIMRVLCYSGYLQHNNKDYVFSIMTNNFCGSSLNVRKAIEKFLLSIH from the coding sequence ATGAATAAGATGCTCCTTTTTTTTACTTCTCGTCATTATCGCTTATTTTCTGCATTACTTTTGCTTGCTTTGTCGTTGGAAAATATTCAGGCTGAATCGCATGCATTATCTGTTTTTTTAAAAACGCCGGAATTATCATGCGCAAATGTAGGCGTTCTTGTGAAAGAGATAAAGAACAATAAGATTATAGCTGATTATCAATCTAATAAAGTATTACTCCCGGGATCAAATTTAAAATTGATTACTACTGCTACTGCGTTAAATTTGCTGGGGCCGGATTTTAAATTTCAAACGCCACTGCAATATGACGGCAATATTGATCGAGACGGCATTTTACATGGCAATATTTATATTGTGGGGACAGGGGATCCGACTATTGGTTCTGAAAAATTTGATGACATAAACTTTATTGACCAGTGGGTAAATGCTGTGAAAAATATTGGTATTAAAGCTATTGAAGGTCGTATTGTTGCTGATGTCTCTGCTTTTGATCGAGAAGTAATTCCTCCCAACTGGGTTTGGGAAGATATGGGTAATTATTATGCAGCAGGCGATTATGGCTTATCTTTAGATGATAATATGTGTCGTTTAACGTTTCGTACAGGAAGTGTGGGCTCTACTCCTGTCATTGTCTCAGTGGCTCCCGAGTTTCATCCTATTATTTTTCATAATTATCTGAAGGCTTCTTCCGTGAATGCCGACGACAGCTATTTGCATGGTGCTCCTTTTAGCTACCAAAGAACTATAACCGGAACTATACCTGCCAATCGTGCCTCATTTGTTGTTAAAGGAGATTTGCCAAATCCTCCTTTAGCATTAGCAACTTATTTTACGTGGGAATTAACTCGAAAAGGGATTGCAGTGAAAGGTACGCCTACAGATACTCTTCCTGATTTACTTAGCTCAAGGCATACGTTTTATGTTCATTATTCACCTGATCTGAATACTATTATTGATAAAACGAATATTGAAAGTAATAATTTATTTGCTGAACATATTTTTAAGCGATTGGCTTTGATCGATTACCCGGTTGCTACCCGCGAGGAGGCAACGCATATGGTAAAACAGTTTTGGAGTAATCATCAGTTTGATACAACTTCTTTGTTTATGGAAGATGGGTGCGGTTTATCTCCATTTGATGGTGTTACTCCTTCTTTTTTGGTACATTTGTTGATTTATATGAGGACTGAGAATCCTTATGGAAATCAGTTACTGAATTCTCTACCTGTTGCCGGAGTAAATGGAACATTGCGTAACTTTTTAGCTAATACTCCTTTAGAAGGTAAAGTACGTGCGAAAAGTGGTTCTATTATGCGGGTATTATGTTATTCGGGTTATTTGCAACACAATAATAAAGACTATGTCTTTTCGATTATGACAAATAATTTCTGCGGATCTTCGTTGAATGTGCGCAAAGCAATTGAAAAGTTTTTGCTTTCCATTCATTGA
- a CDS encoding glycosyltransferase family 39 protein: MKKKEIFGVILVFTALRILLASMMGLMPQDAYYFYYSDHIALSYFDHPPMIAYMLRFFSIILGHSALSLHLADFLITSLTLYVFYLFLKEILEGETLRKAFILIATTPLMTVLCINSTPDVPLLLFWAISLLLMYRAVMHHRIIDWILAGIVVGLTFDSKYTGLFLPAGMVLFLLLSPTHRRKLISWQFLLFVVFCCLAVSPVAIWNINNHFISFKYQSTQRASSIDSFHFQPILFLGSFGSQLFLVLPVFYLVIFKAGYYLLKKYFTRSPIDDKQLFAASFSLPVIFFFTAVSLFYWVKINWMMPAFLSAAIIAVVYFKTWKSIRWQIWISLFIHLLAIIEIGYMVVPINSDDTWWGWKQLAGKVKTLQHSHPNYFVFSDDSYKTAAELNFYLPTHVYAGNLIAQDAYQFALNDTALNALSSHNGLYITSSFNQHNKSLKGNVEPYLLKYFKKVQPLDSILLKDHNGNIRRRFAVYACQGYMPPAKDHQIPVK, encoded by the coding sequence ATGAAGAAGAAAGAAATTTTCGGCGTTATTTTAGTATTTACTGCCTTACGGATATTGCTGGCATCGATGATGGGCTTGATGCCTCAAGATGCATATTATTTTTATTATAGCGATCACATAGCTCTCTCCTATTTTGATCATCCTCCTATGATCGCTTATATGTTGAGATTTTTCAGCATTATATTGGGGCACAGTGCGCTTTCACTTCATTTGGCAGATTTTCTGATAACATCTTTGACTTTATATGTTTTTTATTTGTTTCTAAAGGAAATATTAGAAGGAGAAACCTTACGTAAAGCTTTTATTTTAATAGCAACAACACCTTTGATGACAGTGCTTTGCATTAATAGTACGCCTGATGTTCCGTTGTTGTTGTTTTGGGCAATAAGCTTATTGTTAATGTATCGTGCTGTTATGCATCATCGGATTATTGATTGGATACTCGCAGGTATTGTTGTAGGACTAACATTTGACAGCAAATATACAGGACTCTTCCTTCCTGCCGGAATGGTTCTTTTCCTGCTGTTATCTCCTACACATCGTCGCAAATTAATTTCCTGGCAATTCTTATTGTTTGTTGTTTTCTGTTGTTTAGCCGTATCACCAGTAGCGATCTGGAACATAAACAATCATTTCATCTCATTCAAATATCAGTCCACACAACGGGCTTCAAGTATTGATTCATTTCATTTTCAACCTATATTGTTTTTGGGGAGTTTCGGATCCCAATTGTTTTTAGTCTTACCTGTGTTCTATCTGGTTATTTTTAAAGCAGGCTATTATCTACTGAAAAAATATTTCACACGCTCTCCAATAGATGACAAACAGCTTTTTGCCGCCTCGTTTTCACTTCCTGTTATCTTCTTTTTTACAGCTGTTTCCCTTTTTTACTGGGTAAAAATAAACTGGATGATGCCAGCATTTCTTTCCGCAGCCATCATAGCTGTAGTATATTTCAAAACATGGAAATCAATTCGTTGGCAAATTTGGATTTCTCTATTCATTCATCTTCTGGCAATTATTGAAATTGGATATATGGTCGTTCCGATTAATTCAGACGATACGTGGTGGGGATGGAAACAACTTGCAGGAAAAGTCAAAACATTGCAACACAGTCATCCCAATTATTTTGTATTTTCTGATGATTCATATAAAACAGCGGCTGAGCTCAATTTTTATCTACCAACGCATGTGTATGCCGGAAATCTGATTGCACAAGATGCATATCAGTTTGCGTTGAACGATACAGCATTAAATGCTTTATCCAGCCACAACGGGCTATACATTACTTCGTCGTTTAATCAACACAACAAATCGCTTAAAGGAAATGTCGAACCATACCTTTTGAAATATTTCAAAAAAGTGCAACCACTGGATTCAATTCTATTGAAAGATCATAACGGAAATATCAGACGAAGGTTTGCGGTATATGCATGCCAAGGATACATGCCTCCGGCTAAAGACCATCAGATTCCTGTGAAATAA
- a CDS encoding DUF3822 family protein, producing MHERYLPSKLQSDALHLYHFILKIDHVMWAWFIVERKTKLLVAGNQGTYNSFKEIEAELNQWDINGFGKSSLIIFSEDSLFVPRPFFNQDYRQDLFQFCNELKEDFVLEHVDLEYLDMVGLFLVPKKIYEFAHHFLPDIKYCHVSSTLLCAAYQLSKRSFQPVMVIGLYPEIMFVALADGGKILLLNHFKVITPEDLLYWIMRLFEQFELESSSALVHLSGNKTIITEKIFYLRTYLKKVSVLPFPSTIPVTSDVPEDLYHSFTDLVYYILCES from the coding sequence ATGCATGAACGTTATCTGCCTTCGAAACTTCAATCAGATGCACTTCATTTGTATCATTTCATTTTGAAAATTGATCATGTAATGTGGGCATGGTTTATTGTGGAAAGAAAAACTAAATTGTTGGTTGCTGGGAATCAGGGAACTTATAATTCGTTTAAGGAAATAGAGGCCGAATTGAATCAATGGGACATCAATGGTTTTGGCAAATCCAGTCTAATTATTTTTTCGGAAGATAGCCTGTTTGTGCCGCGTCCGTTTTTTAATCAAGACTACAGACAAGATCTATTCCAGTTCTGCAATGAATTAAAAGAAGATTTTGTTCTTGAACATGTTGACTTGGAATATCTTGACATGGTAGGTCTTTTCCTTGTGCCTAAAAAAATTTATGAGTTTGCGCATCATTTCTTGCCGGATATTAAATATTGCCATGTCTCTTCTACATTGCTTTGTGCTGCTTATCAATTGTCAAAAAGGTCATTTCAGCCGGTTATGGTTATCGGCCTTTATCCCGAAATTATGTTTGTAGCGTTAGCTGACGGAGGAAAAATCTTATTATTAAATCATTTTAAAGTAATTACACCGGAAGATTTATTGTATTGGATAATGCGCTTGTTTGAACAATTTGAATTAGAAAGCTCGTCTGCCTTGGTACATTTATCAGGGAATAAGACGATTATTACTGAAAAGATATTTTATCTCAGAACATATCTGAAAAAGGTTTCTGTATTGCCCTTTCCATCTACCATTCCGGTGACGTCGGACGTCCCTGAAGATTTATATCATTCATTTACTGACTTGGTTTATTATATCCTATGCGAATCATAA
- the rsmD gene encoding 16S rRNA (guanine(966)-N(2))-methyltransferase RsmD has translation MRIISGAFKGRKFTPPTNITARPTTDFAKESLFNVLNNRFEWESISALDLFAGTGSISYELVSRGVPNVTAVEMSERHLTFIHHVIQELNMKSALYPVRMDVFRYVKSARHAQFDIIFADPPYAMNELPALPDLIFQNNILKEGGLFILEHSRKNHFESHPNFMEERSYGNVHFSFFEKKD, from the coding sequence ATGCGAATCATAAGTGGAGCTTTTAAAGGGAGAAAATTTACTCCCCCGACTAATATTACGGCACGGCCAACAACAGACTTTGCCAAAGAATCGCTGTTTAATGTGCTCAATAATCGCTTTGAATGGGAGTCGATTTCTGCCTTAGATTTGTTTGCAGGAACAGGAAGCATTAGCTATGAACTTGTATCCAGAGGAGTCCCAAATGTCACTGCGGTTGAAATGAGCGAAAGGCATCTTACGTTTATTCACCACGTAATACAGGAACTGAATATGAAAAGTGCGCTGTATCCTGTTCGAATGGATGTGTTCCGGTATGTCAAATCGGCTCGTCACGCTCAGTTCGATATTATTTTTGCCGATCCTCCTTATGCAATGAATGAATTGCCAGCTCTGCCGGATTTAATTTTTCAAAATAATATACTGAAAGAAGGAGGATTGTTTATTTTGGAACATTCCAGAAAAAATCATTTTGAGAGCCATCCTAATTTTATGGAAGAACGTTCTTATGGGAATGTACATTTCAGTTTTTTTGAGAAGAAGGATTGA
- a CDS encoding hemolysin family protein codes for MWLYLLILIAFLFAAFFSGMEIALISASQLRFELEKRPYRFSSILLSFLFHHQEQFIVTTLVGNTIAIVIFTSKLAEITTPFFTFTHSDIFITLIQTLVASTFLLIFGEYLPKVISRSNPNLFLRSFSILFGLFYVILYPLVWIIIQLYKLIFGLLHISIHHKPISSFSRVDFDYLVQENINQQIEKEEIIDPEEEILQNALDFSSVKLRDCMVPRTELIAIDQQTATTEQLKQLFIDTGHSKIILYQNDIDNIVGYIHSSEMLRHPEIWKNYVNSVPIVPETMPAHHLMKLLNQMHKSLAVVVDEFGGTAGIVTLEDILEEIFGEIEDEHDKNALVMKQIDDTSYILSARLEIETVNHQLHLNLPESEIYMTLAGLILHYLQHLPKVNEVIQIESFEFRILKMGQNRIELVKLLINPSSQKN; via the coding sequence ATGTGGCTTTATTTGTTGATATTAATAGCCTTTCTATTTGCAGCCTTTTTCTCAGGCATGGAAATTGCCTTGATCTCTGCAAGTCAATTACGTTTTGAATTGGAAAAAAGACCCTATCGTTTTTCATCTATTTTGTTATCATTTCTTTTTCATCATCAGGAACAATTTATTGTCACAACATTGGTTGGTAACACCATTGCCATTGTAATTTTCACTAGCAAGTTAGCCGAAATTACAACACCATTTTTTACTTTTACCCACAGTGACATCTTCATTACACTCATTCAAACACTGGTTGCTTCAACTTTCTTATTAATATTTGGCGAATACTTACCGAAAGTCATTAGCCGGTCAAATCCAAATCTATTTTTAAGGTCTTTCTCCATTTTGTTCGGGCTATTTTATGTTATATTATATCCCCTTGTCTGGATTATTATTCAACTATATAAGCTTATATTCGGTCTTTTACACATATCTATCCATCATAAACCCATATCTTCATTTTCACGTGTTGATTTTGATTATTTGGTGCAGGAAAATATAAACCAACAAATTGAAAAAGAAGAAATCATTGATCCGGAAGAAGAAATCTTACAAAATGCGCTGGACTTTTCCTCCGTCAAACTACGTGATTGCATGGTGCCTCGAACAGAATTAATTGCAATCGACCAGCAGACAGCCACTACCGAACAATTAAAGCAACTGTTTATTGACACCGGGCATTCGAAGATTATTCTTTATCAAAATGATATTGATAATATTGTAGGATATATCCATTCCTCAGAAATGTTGAGACATCCTGAAATATGGAAAAATTATGTCAACAGTGTACCTATTGTCCCCGAAACTATGCCGGCTCATCATTTGATGAAGCTTCTGAATCAGATGCACAAAAGTCTGGCAGTTGTAGTAGACGAATTTGGTGGCACTGCTGGAATTGTGACACTGGAAGATATCCTAGAGGAGATCTTTGGTGAAATAGAAGATGAGCACGACAAAAATGCATTAGTCATGAAACAGATCGATGATACATCCTATATCTTATCTGCTCGTTTGGAAATTGAAACGGTAAATCATCAATTGCATCTTAACTTACCTGAATCAGAGATCTATATGACACTTGCAGGTCTCATTCTGCATTATCTCCAGCATTTACCAAAAGTGAATGAGGTTATTCAAATCGAAAGCTTTGAATTTCGAATTTTAAAAATGGGACAGAATCGGATTGAATTGGTCAAATTGCTTATCAATCCTTCTTCTCAAAAAAACTGA
- the lptC gene encoding LPS export ABC transporter periplasmic protein LptC, with translation MRFQLHKERLSSPRIKRKNITTAFWVVVLCFMAACSDIHPKTVDISVNRNKLPSLIETRVTTLISDSGITRYRITTPIWYVYDRASMPYWYFPKGIILQRFDKNYHVDGSIRCDSARYFIGQQLWQLDGKVKALNLQGETFETPQLFWSQHDQRIYSDSLIRVTQSSKIIIGIGFDSNQSLTKYTIRSPEGIIPVSPVANASTAPKAASDTKQVTKTPTPIHAK, from the coding sequence ATGAGATTTCAGTTGCACAAAGAGCGGCTCTCTTCTCCGCGAATAAAAAGGAAAAACATAACAACTGCCTTCTGGGTGGTTGTTTTGTGCTTTATGGCAGCTTGTTCGGACATCCATCCAAAGACAGTGGACATATCTGTTAACCGAAATAAACTACCAAGTTTAATCGAAACGCGCGTAACAACGTTAATTTCTGACTCAGGAATCACCAGATATCGTATCACGACTCCAATATGGTATGTATACGACAGAGCATCAATGCCTTATTGGTATTTTCCTAAAGGAATTATTTTACAGCGTTTTGATAAAAATTATCATGTAGACGGATCAATCCGATGCGACAGCGCACGTTACTTTATCGGTCAGCAACTCTGGCAATTAGATGGGAAAGTAAAAGCGCTGAACCTTCAGGGAGAAACATTCGAAACCCCCCAGCTGTTTTGGAGCCAGCATGATCAACGCATTTATTCCGATTCTTTAATACGGGTTACGCAGTCAAGCAAAATTATTATCGGTATTGGTTTTGATTCAAACCAATCATTGACAAAATACACGATACGCAGTCCGGAAGGAATTATTCCGGTGAGCCCAGTTGCTAATGCTTCTACTGCTCCAAAAGCTGCTTCCGATACAAAACAGGTAACAAAAACACCCACACCGATTCATGCAAAATAG
- a CDS encoding type III pantothenate kinase, which produces MNLVIDQGNTSTKIAVFDQTSILEETSGVMPDVKDMVALLDKFPINQVAVCSVAGFSKSILELFYQRNLHHIILTQETPIPLVNHYQTPATLGVDRIAAAVGANFIKPNNNLLIIDMGTAITYDVVSKDNAFVGGNISIGLQSRFRALKDYTHQLPLLHPTTKWTNFIGQSTEKAIMAGIMYGVLFEMEGFISTIEEKYDSLSVFLTGGDSIYFESSLKKPIFAVKNLVLVGLNRILDHNAI; this is translated from the coding sequence ATGAATTTAGTTATTGATCAGGGTAACACATCAACCAAGATTGCTGTTTTTGACCAAACATCGATACTTGAGGAAACATCCGGAGTAATGCCTGATGTAAAAGACATGGTAGCATTATTGGATAAATTCCCCATTAATCAGGTTGCAGTGTGTTCTGTCGCCGGATTCTCAAAATCAATTTTAGAATTGTTTTACCAAAGGAATCTCCATCATATTATTCTGACACAGGAAACACCCATACCTCTTGTCAATCATTACCAAACACCTGCAACGTTAGGCGTTGATCGCATTGCGGCAGCCGTCGGGGCAAATTTCATTAAGCCTAACAACAATTTATTGATCATTGACATGGGAACGGCAATCACATATGATGTTGTTTCGAAAGATAATGCTTTTGTAGGCGGTAATATTTCCATTGGATTACAAAGCCGTTTCCGGGCATTAAAGGATTATACACATCAACTTCCGTTACTTCATCCGACAACTAAGTGGACTAATTTTATTGGCCAATCGACAGAAAAAGCGATCATGGCTGGTATCATGTATGGAGTTTTATTTGAGATGGAAGGCTTTATTTCCACAATAGAAGAAAAGTATGATTCACTTTCTGTTTTTTTAACGGGTGGCGATTCAATTTACTTTGAAAGCAGCTTAAAAAAGCCCATCTTTGCAGTGAAAAATTTAGTATTAGTAGGCCTTAACCGAATATTAGACCATAATGCAATTTAA
- the rplS gene encoding 50S ribosomal protein L19 — MDLVKVAEQAFAVERELPAFKSGDTITVAYRIIEGNKERIQLYKGVVIKIAGHGNKKRFTVRKMSDNVGVERIFPMDSPYIESITLNKVGKVRRAKLYYLRSLTGKKARIKEKRI; from the coding sequence ATGGATTTAGTTAAAGTTGCAGAACAAGCATTTGCAGTTGAACGTGAACTTCCAGCATTCAAAAGTGGTGATACGATTACCGTAGCTTACCGCATTATTGAAGGGAACAAAGAACGTATTCAGCTGTACAAAGGAGTAGTAATTAAAATTGCAGGACATGGAAACAAAAAGCGTTTCACAGTTCGTAAGATGTCTGACAATGTAGGCGTTGAGCGGATATTTCCCATGGATTCTCCCTATATTGAAAGTATTACTCTGAATAAAGTAGGAAAAGTACGCAGAGCAAAACTCTATTACTTGCGTAGTTTGACAGGTAAAAAGGCTCGCATTAAAGAAAAACGAATCTAA
- a CDS encoding YebC/PmpR family DNA-binding transcriptional regulator: MGRAFEYRKARKMKRWGNMARVFTKLGKEISIAVKAGGPDPNNNPRLRALIQNAKAENMPKENVERAIKKAISKDEADYKEMVYEGYAPHGIAIVVETATDNATRTVANVRSHFNKLGGSLGTTGSLAFLFERKSVFRVAAKTDINLENIELELIDYGVDEVFEEDDNLVLYGEFESFNKIQKWLEENQFEIINAEFERIPNETKELTEEEQAQVMKLIERLEEDEDVQNVYHNMKES, translated from the coding sequence ATGGGAAGAGCATTTGAATATAGGAAAGCACGAAAAATGAAAAGATGGGGTAATATGGCCCGCGTATTTACCAAACTGGGGAAGGAAATCTCAATTGCAGTTAAAGCGGGTGGTCCTGATCCGAACAATAACCCCAGACTACGAGCATTAATTCAAAATGCAAAGGCTGAAAATATGCCCAAGGAAAATGTGGAACGCGCTATAAAAAAAGCTATTTCTAAGGATGAAGCTGACTACAAAGAAATGGTATATGAAGGATATGCTCCACATGGTATTGCCATCGTTGTAGAAACAGCTACCGATAATGCCACCCGGACTGTGGCAAACGTACGGAGTCATTTTAATAAACTGGGTGGTTCCTTAGGAACAACAGGCAGCCTTGCCTTTTTGTTCGAAAGGAAAAGTGTATTCCGTGTAGCTGCTAAAACTGATATCAATCTCGAAAATATTGAATTGGAATTGATTGACTACGGTGTTGACGAAGTGTTCGAAGAAGACGATAATCTCGTCTTATACGGCGAATTCGAATCTTTCAACAAGATTCAGAAATGGCTCGAAGAAAATCAGTTTGAAATTATCAATGCTGAATTCGAACGTATCCCCAACGAAACAAAAGAACTTACAGAAGAAGAACAGGCTCAGGTGATGAAACTGATTGAACGTCTCGAAGAAGACGAAGATGTTCAGAATGTTTATCACAACATGAAAGAATCATAA